The window GCAGCCCTGCCACTTGTCActgtttaaaaattagattattttttaataacctAAGAACAAGTACATAAACAAcctaaaaagttttcattttgctcacttctagttttatttctcAGCTGAGGTTTTTTGGCAGAAAGTTTAGTTGAATCCTCAAACACAGCTGGCCGTATGAGCTGGAGTCTTCCACTTCAGGGAACTGAAATATATTAATTCAATCAAAAATAGTTTACTTCCTCAGGGGAAGTaaactgattttgttttgtttacctccctcccaccccagcctttcACTGTGCCAAGTCACTGCCTAAATTGAATAGCTTGacattctgggaggccaatgGCCTTCACCTGGGGAGGGAGCGGGGGTCAGCAAGGGGTGCATTTTCAGCTCACCGTGCTCAAGTTGAGACGGAAAGAGACGGACCTGACACCCCCTAAGGCTTTCAACCCAGTGGAGTAGAAAGCCCCAGACACTGCAACACTCCTGCCTGCAGGTGGTCTCCTCTGCCTGGACTGCTCTGAGCTGACTCCACCCCAGGCTGTGCCTGCCTCCGTTTGGTAGATTCTGACTTTTTTCCCATGATGCCCACATGGAAGCCGCACCACCTCAGGGTGAGCAGGTACATGAAGCGCGCACGCAGCCAGACAGCAGGACACGCACGTGACTGGCAGAGGTGCTTCAGAGACGGCACCAGCAGGACCCCAGGCTTCCAGCTGCTGCCTCGCTTCCCCGCGATCCAAGGTGGAGCTGCTGAGACAGCGGATGGCGTATCTAGGAAGCACCACAGGTATACACGCACCGTGTTTCTTTGTGAATAGTCAgtattcttttctaatattttttgacACATTCCAGAAAGATTAAGAACAGAGGTAAAATTCACCCaaaaattctttcatttaaacacaactattaaaatgtatcatttatcACGTCTTACTGTGCTTCTTCACAGCAGCAAGGGGGACACACTCCAGCTCCAACGGGAATGTGTCCGCATCACCAGATGACCCGTGTTCTTGAGGCAACGTGGCAGCAAAAGGTGGGTTTGCCTCATCAAAGGCTGCCAACACCAGTGCGCTAACATCAGATTGTCTTGtgttaaaaaatacagattgcCAAGAAAAagtggcttttaaaataaatgcattgttAAATCTGATGTTCTCAGGAGTCAACATAGCAGAGAAGTAAAAGTACAGGGTACTGACGATAGATAAAAGCACCAGGTATTGACAACAAGGAGATAAAACCCACATCCAAGATCTCAGAGACCCTGGCCCAGGAGGGCAGGTGGAACCAGGGATGGAAGTCCACAGCCGGTCCCTCACCTGCCAGCAGCGTCATCGACTCTTACCTACCTGCTGAtgccatttaaaagtaaaacctTCTCGGCTGTCGCTGTGAATGAAGCCTGTGGCTTCCCAGGTAGAGTCGGGGCTAGCCGCAGGACTGGATCAATAAGGCTGCCAGTACTCAGTGTGCTGCCCTTAGAGGGAGTCCCTGCCCCCCGCAGGTTAAGAACTCCCAGTAACAACAACGGGTGCTGTGCTCACGACCTCAGAACGTGGCAGGCTCCTGGGCCATCGCAGTGACTCACAGCAGTCCTAAGAGACAGGCCTGCTGCTTCCCGTTGTGCAGGAGGAACAGGGTCTCTGAGGCCGAGCTGCAAACAAACACCCACACGGTGGTGAGTTCAGGACGGGGCCTCACACGTGGCATCATCACCACCTCAGGATGGGCAGAGGGATCCTGGCAGGCAGGCACACTGGATACTAGTTGTGACCTTCCAGTTGTCAGGACCTGTACTGGTAATCCCAGTCAACATCGCCTTCCTTCCATAGCAGCTGCTCTTGGCTCCTCACTACACAAGGGTCCCTAGCAGTGTGCCCCGGGGTGTGGCGTCCCTGCTGTCCCAGGGCTGTCAGCCCAGCAAGGAAGAGACGCCCCACAGAAAGAACACCCTGAACACAGCCACGACGAGAAGGACAACCAGGAAGCTCGGTGTGAGCATCTGGGCTGAAGAGAGGGCGGCTCTGTGGAACCTTTCCGCTGACCTCTCAAGACAGGAGAAAAAGGTGGTGATCAGCCCCTAACCTGGAAACTTCACAGCCAAAGAAGCTACCGGAGAAATGTGTGGTGCCAGTTGCCTCCTATGCTGGGCCACACCACTCAGCCCAAATTCTCGGTGGGCTTCAGGATGCTGCCGGGGGGGAGATGTGGCTCCGAGCACGGACCCATCCCCGCCTGCCCGCCTGCTGCCTCGCTCCCAAGGCCCCGCATCCCTGCCCAAACCTCACTGGAAATGTCACTGTCTGCACCAGCCCCACCACAAACACCCCGAGTGGTCTTCCTGGAGGTGGCAGCTTTTACAGCAACTACACCAGTGAGTCTGAATTCCCAGCAAGGGCTGATGGGCACCAGCTGTATTCCGCAAGGCCCCTCACCCGCCCAAACCCCGTGCCTCCTGCCGTTAGCTCTTTAAAAGTGTTTAAACAGACACGAGCCTTTGGTTATAGCTATTCAAGACTAAGATGCAGAAAACCTAATCTAAGATTAGGAAGTATTCAGTGTTTCACAGATTCACCAATATCCTTCAAGCTTCACTATTTTCTCCTCAAAGCCTTCTGGGAACACTCTGActttataaacagaaaagagCCTAAAGTCAGCAGCCGGGACCCCTTCTCAGGGCTGGTGCTGCGGGCCAAGGCCTCAGTGAAAGGGCCACACTGAGCAGCCTCAGGGCACTGCCGGGCACTGCAGAGACTGCTTGGTTACCAAATAACACAGCTCCAATGTTTGAAGTACTGAGCTGTCTTCTTTCGGTAGAATTTTACACTTTTGGACAACTGCCAAAAGCTAGTTCACTTTTCTGTTATTAGCTAAAAGcttaagttttcatttccatGTGATTCTTCCTTCACAGTAGGAATCTCAAAGGTTCTCAGGTAACAGAGTAGTGCTTTTCCTTAAATAGGTGCAGTCAACTGGCTGGACTTGCAGCTTCCCTAACAGCAGAGCAGTCCTGAGCCCAGTGGCCAGTGAGAGGTGGTGGCGGTGGCCTGCCCCTGTGCCCCTCAGGGCTGCCAGCAACAACCAGATGTCAATGCACAAGGCCCCAGTGGCAGGGTGAGGGCTGGCGGCCACTGCCAACCACTGACAAAGCCACCACAGCAGCTCTAGTAGGTATGAAGAACTAGAAAACAATAAATCACTTAAATCTGAGGCTGAATTGAGCATAATTTCATCTGATTCAGCCCTCGTTTTGATGTCTCATATCCACCATTATGAACAATTTTGGGATGACAGAACCACAGGCCAAGAGGGGAATCACTTGTTGCTGCAGTTTAAATCCCCAGATGTTGGTTCTGGCGGGTGCTGGGTCAGAGAGTTCACGTCGCAAGTCGCAGCCCCAGGCAGAGACACTTCTACCAAGCAACACAGCACCTGGATGAGGACGGCCACTCCGTTTCCGCTGAGGCCGAGGCCGCTCACAGTGCATTCCTACCTCATCAGCTGGGCTAAAACTGGTTTTTTACCATAAGgaaaaaaacagcagcagcaagcTATCTCAGTCATTCAGCACTGTTTAAACAACCTTTGGACTACTCcgagcatttttttgttttgtttttacagggcctcactctgtcacccagactagagtgcactCTGCAGTTgaggttttctttgttgttgttttttgaaaatgatCAAGTTAATGTTGATCTGGAAAAATCATCTTAGCCAACTGATCTCTTCAGAGCTGACTCAAGTGTGCCCTGCTGGCTGGTCTTTTGGTTGATCAAGCAAATATCAACTGAAGAATGACCAAAAAAACTCAAAGCGCATTCATGGCTAAAACTGAACTGGGAGAGTAAGAGAGGGCAGAACGGTTCCCTCACCTGTGAGACAGCCAGAGGACGATCGGAATTACATGGCAGGTGTGGGTGAGAAGCTCAGGCTTAGGCTCTGAGGGCACCAGGCAAGGCTGGGGGGGGGCAGAGTGGGCACCCATGCCATCCATGCTCCCCGGCGAGGGCGGAGTAGGTGACAGTGCAGTCCACACTCACCCATGCGGTCAGCGAGGAAGGCCAGGGAGTCCACCTGCTCAGGATGCAGGTCTGAGAAGAGGGATCCCACATGGCCCTGCGCCTCCCTGCAAAGCATCTGCACCCCAAAAAACAGCCTCAAAGGCACTGCAGGCTCCAGGGTCCCGCTCCCACGGGAAGTGAGCAGCATTCTCTAGAACAGGCCGCTGCTTTCTAAAAGACTTCTTTCTAAGAGATGGTCATTTTCTTAAAGATAAATAGAAATGAATTGTTGCTACTATGTTCATGTTTCTCCACTTGAAGGAGTAAAATCTTGCTTAAGGACAGAACTCATGAAATAAAGAACCAAAAACAGCAGCCGGGGTGCCCCGCCACACTGTTGCCCTCCGGAGTGGAGGGCCCTGCACCGAGGACTCAGTCACACACAGGCCATTCAAATACGCAAAAGACACATCTTGAAAACCAAGGTTGAAGTTGCTCATTTATTCGTGAAAAGTCCACATGTGTTTACTGCATTCTAAAATGAGGCTAAATAGGAAAGGTGCCATTAGCTCTGAGTGATTAAAGCCATCGTAAGCAGATGCCAATAATCATGCAAACCAATAATGAAAGAGcttagaaacaatatttttatttttaaaaagcctcaaCACTAAGGAGGAACCCTTCTCTGAAGCCCATCACTTtcctattaaaaaatttaaaaagtacagtaGAAGGAGCACAGGACAACTGTCTCCACACAGGGAAGCTGTGTGTTTACACAATTCAAACACCCAGAATAAAAACCACATTCTCCTATTAACTTGTGAAGATAACAAATTTGCTTTGGTAAGTTCTTTcaagaaaagatattttttctcccaaagcacaccaataaatatttacattaaaaaccaCAGTTAATCAGGCAcagaagaaaaaatcatttttacattAGTCTTTGTAGATAAGAAAAATTTGATTTACAGTGTACATTCCAATCCCAATCTGGGTTTGTCCTCAAATTTTGAGAAATAGCATAAAGAACTATTTTGCCAACTGTGCGTCACAATTCTATGATTGACGTGAGTTGCAGGCACTTAGCGTTCCAACAGAGGCACAGCAACCGCTGCCATCACACCAGAGCTCCCCACTACGTGGGCAGCGTCCCCATCTCCCCACACACGTGTGATTTCCAGAGTTTCAAACACAGCGTTTACATTCCTGCGCAGCAAGACCATGTTAGCCAAAAACAAGCCTACACTGACTTCCGCTTGAAAGTATTTGCAGAAGTCATGAAATGGTGAATGTTTTTACTCTCCCAGCAAGCACTTCTCTAGGGAGAAAGACAGTTATGACTGTTTACCTGAGGAAACTTAGAATTTGTCAACTTAACTGTTATACTAAAAATTATGAACTTGTCTCTGTATTATGGAACAAAGAAAACCTCCACAACTTCACCATTTCAAGGTTCTAATACAAACTGGAATTTTTGTTTGAACACCACTTGAAGCATGTCCCCCTTTCAAGACTTGATAAGTAAAATTCTTATTCTATTAAAAAAAGTAGATGATTGACAGAAGGTTAGATGGATGCAGACTGAGAGATGACAGACAGAGGGTAGGTGAATAGATACAGATGATTGATAGGTATAAGCGATTGATACAGATTATAGATTTAGCTAGATGAATGGatgtattaggttgatgcaaaagtaattgctgttttttcCATAACAGATGACAGATCAAGTAAACCTGTTCTATTAAAAAACATGCAGACGCTGGTAACACTGCAGTGTGTTCTGCCATCAGGCACACTCAGTTATTCCACAGGAACAAGTGGAAGGAACATCCACACGCATGAAACAGCACACAAGTGCATGCCGAGCAACTCAGGAAAGGGTTTTTGTCTTGTTTGTACGTGAGGGGAATGCACAGTGTAACTGgaggttttattttgcttttaaacaaaaaagaaaaatataccttTTCTTTCAAACCACTTTTACCTAAGATAGATATCTGCAGGACTTGCTGATAAGCGCCAACCTGCCAGGGACACATAACTGGCACCTGATACTGTGCAGGATCACATTGTCAAGGACagtaaagcagacagaaaaagaaCGAGCGAGATGCTCTCAAACTGGCCGTCAGTTCTTGTGGAGAAGACACAGCTTCTTACAGATCTAACACCAATCACAATCGGCATCTCGCTTTGCAAGAACAAACATATGAGCCTAATAAAAAAGAGGCACTTCAGTATTTTATGCACAGTCTTCACTCTATAATGAGCAAGACAATGTTTCCTAAATAAAATTATCATCATACTTCTTTAATCtgtaaacaaaagagagagaaaatgttttaagaaaataaaggaaccGATTTAGAAGTTCaaaagaggtaaaaataaaattccaaaaaagaACCATGGTTACTATCCAGTGCACACACAAGAGGCTATTCCTCCCTCAGCAAAAGATGAACATGCATTTTAAGATACTGACATTTTACACCCAAATATAACCTTTGCCTTTCcagtatttgtttaaatatttgtttaataagaacaaagttgaatttgtcaagttaaacaaaatttaacCTAACTTTGGAAGATTCATCTTACCTCCTGACTGTAATTTTCTGGCAAAAGAAAAGAACTGCATGACTGCTGCATTTGTATGTGCTACGTACAAGAAAAAGGGATAGAAGTCCTGAAACAGAACGACGAGAGAGCAGCATGAAGATGATTTGTGGCAACCTGCAAATCATTACTGCTGTATTATGGGACAGCATCAAAAATTCACATCTCCAGTTTCTGCAAAACATGGACTGATGGGTATTTCTGCAATAAGGCAATCAAATGTACAATCCCTGCACGTGTTCACCAAGGAGTCacagtgtgtgtgagagagagttcATTAAACAATGAAACAGAGGTCCAAATATGAAATATAGGCAAAAAGTAGACTCTATTCCTTCTAACAGAAAAGACTCAACAACTACATGGTATACTAATAAAAGGCCACCACGTCGGGGCACACTTGCCACGCAGCCCCCTCACTCCACCTCCTCCGGGCTGTCCGTCAGGTGGCCTTTACTCTGCCGTCGGATGCTCACCAGCCTCCCTGCCGAGCGCAGGCTCCACCTGGAGCTGTTTGCAgagctggccaggctggtataCTTGGTCGAGCCCTTGGCGTCATCCTCCCAGCCTGACCAGGATGGGTGGCCACCCATGGTGTCCTCAGGGTCAGCCGATATGTCTTCAAGAGCAAGTTTTGGAGGCTCCCAACCTTCAATTTCATCTGGTTTTTTAGACtgtatattctgttttaaaaCCAAATTGTCCCAAAATCCAGATTTCTTCTCTGCCTTCAACTCTTCTTTTAATCGTAAGTTAGTTCTATAGGAGATGAAAGAGTTAGGTGTTGGTGACCCAGTGGTCTTAGGGCCTCAAGCTGTATCCATTTTACAAacataaaattctttaaaatttaaaaaaaatgtttagaaaactaacacaagTCTATATGAAAAGTTTCAAATATTAAAGTTAAGGAAAAATCAGTCACTACATGTTGTTAATGAAGTGTGTAAAAGCCATATTTTAGGACACCACTTGGCAATATATAAGCAAATAACTAGTTCTGACAAGAAATAAGTAGTATTACACAAGAGAGATCCTCAAGGCAATAGGAAGGTAGTACTCAAGATTTTGAGCAAATCAGATCTATGAGAATCCAGGGTCTAGATTAAGAAACAAGGAGGGAAATCTATTCAATTTTTCAAATAGGTTTGCAATTGGATTATTAATATAGCAAGGTTGTGTCAAGCATTTAGTAGGTAATTTactcaacaaaaatgaaaattcagaacACCATCTACTATAAAAAGGAAATGGTAGTGAGCGACAGCTACTGAAGAAAGATCTTCAACTACTCGTCACCCTGACTGTCCGTGAGCATCACCTGGGGACATCTGTAAGAACACCAGTGCCCAGGCCCTCTCCTTCCAGATGCTGATGTATTAGCAGGTCACCTGACTGGTTCATCAGCAGGTGAACCAGTTTACCCGTCTTCTACAGATGAGGACTGGTGAAGTCACAGCTCCACCAGAGCACGCCAGGCCACGTGTCTGTCCTCAGTGcacaaaactgcaaggaagcagACTGGGGGCCCACAGTCCTCAAACAAAAGCAAACTCTGTACTTGTCGACTCACCAGGATTCATCTTCTAATCAAACAACTTTCCATAACACAGAGTAAATATGCCATTGGTAATATCATTGGGTAGTCACTGAACTTATATTTTCAactttacacttttaaaattctgaaacacTAATGATAAATTCGCAAGGTcagtttaaatttattaaattttctaaaatcttttatAGTTTACCAGTCAATCCTTTGCATTTTTAACAgtcgttttttgttgttgttgttttgatttggcTTTTTTCTGAAACTACTAAAAATCTTAGTAGTGTAAACTACTAAAAATCTTAAATCAGGCTGCTTTAAGGCTAATAAGT of the Chlorocebus sabaeus isolate Y175 chromosome 8, mChlSab1.0.hap1, whole genome shotgun sequence genome contains:
- the TDRP gene encoding testis development-related protein; protein product: MWKLGRGRVLLDEPPEEEDGLRRGPPPAAAAAQPQVQGASFRGWKEVTSLFNKDDEQHLLERCKSPKSKGTNLRLKEELKAEKKSGFWDNLVLKQNIQSKKPDEIEGWEPPKLALEDISADPEDTMGGHPSWSGWEDDAKGSTKYTSLASSANSSRWSLRSAGRLVSIRRQSKGHLTDSPEEVE